A single genomic interval of Tautonia marina harbors:
- a CDS encoding AsmA-like C-terminal region-containing protein: MRGPRRLRLGRRWLIALVLAPPVFWTAVLTFVPTDWARRAIEERVQRMTGCPARLEHVRFGPLGGVHLTGLSILEPRTTPDEVTAPWVEAGSVRVDLSLGALLVGRGEPSRVDVCDLSLRLARDRNGRFPPWLLLRNAEPPELSVHDDPQGDSESHGPITFRLTRGRIVFVDAQVATTVAIDDLQCSGTWWPSVVEIEDLRGGLNGGTFALAAEIERGPSPAFMGHLEARGVQLGSNLGLMTYLVPYLAGASDQLDGKLDVDLELKGQGASGSDIRDSLSGRGMVRIDPIRLEGSSLLIDLARVLPVTQYGKVGSLRSEFSIEDRRILSRKIQLNLGGTPIVLTGGSAFDGRIHYQLDTAPLAGKVGPDMLALLADAGITPEDLLDLKITGSIDQPQVQIGRFSIDARQEGRSTLDAITRRLRDRLRR, encoded by the coding sequence ATGCGAGGTCCGAGACGCCTGCGCCTCGGCCGACGTTGGCTGATCGCCCTGGTGCTGGCCCCGCCCGTGTTCTGGACGGCCGTCCTGACGTTCGTGCCGACCGACTGGGCCCGGCGAGCCATCGAGGAACGGGTCCAGCGCATGACCGGTTGCCCGGCTCGGCTGGAACACGTCCGGTTCGGCCCTCTCGGCGGAGTCCACCTGACGGGGCTGTCGATCCTCGAACCGAGAACCACGCCGGACGAGGTGACCGCCCCCTGGGTCGAGGCCGGATCGGTTCGGGTCGATCTGAGCCTTGGAGCCTTGCTCGTCGGTCGGGGAGAGCCGAGCCGGGTCGATGTGTGCGACCTCTCGCTCCGCCTGGCCCGGGATCGAAACGGCCGTTTCCCTCCCTGGCTGTTGCTCCGGAACGCCGAGCCTCCCGAGCTTTCGGTCCACGACGATCCGCAGGGCGACTCCGAGTCGCACGGGCCGATTACCTTCCGCCTGACTCGGGGACGTATCGTCTTTGTCGATGCCCAGGTGGCCACGACGGTGGCGATCGACGACCTGCAATGCTCGGGAACCTGGTGGCCCTCGGTCGTCGAAATCGAGGATCTGAGGGGGGGGCTCAATGGCGGCACCTTCGCCCTCGCCGCCGAGATTGAGCGGGGACCGTCACCGGCCTTCATGGGCCATTTGGAAGCCCGAGGCGTTCAGCTCGGCTCGAACCTGGGGCTGATGACGTACCTCGTCCCGTATCTCGCCGGGGCCTCCGATCAACTGGACGGCAAGCTCGACGTCGACCTCGAATTGAAGGGGCAGGGGGCCTCGGGCTCGGACATCCGAGATTCGCTGAGTGGCCGGGGGATGGTCCGGATCGACCCGATCCGGCTGGAGGGTTCGTCGCTGCTGATCGACCTGGCTCGCGTCCTCCCGGTCACGCAGTACGGCAAGGTCGGTTCGCTGCGGAGCGAGTTTTCCATTGAAGATCGGCGCATCTTGAGCCGGAAGATCCAGCTCAACCTGGGCGGAACGCCGATCGTCCTGACTGGGGGTTCGGCCTTCGACGGTCGCATCCACTACCAGCTCGATACCGCGCCGCTCGCCGGGAAAGTCGGCCCGGACATGCTCGCCTTGCTCGCCGATGCCGGGATCACTCCCGAGGATCTCCTTGATCTGAAAATTACCGGCTCGATCGACCAGCCCCAGGTTCAGATTGGCCGGTTCTCCATCGACGCCCGCCAGGAAGGCCGATCGACGCTCGACGCCATCACCCGACGGCTCCGGGATCGCCTGCGACGGTAA
- a CDS encoding Nramp family divalent metal transporter — translation MTSSGRPSLLPLIGPGLLVAATGVGAGDLLTASYAGSKAGMALVWAVVIGCVFKWALTEGLARWQMATGTTLLEGWATKLGGWIRWVFLAYLLLWSLITGGSLGKACGVAGDGLFPLGDRATSQAIWTVVHALGGLFLVWVGGFKTFERIMAVLVASMFVCVILAAALLGPDFEAIARGLTRPTIRSGDLPYAVGLLGGVGGTVTLLSYGYWIRESNRSGLEGAKLCRIDLAIAYAATGLFGIAMLVISSRITVDRQGAEVALLLADQLQEAAGPVARLVFLVGFWGAVFSSLLGVWQSAPYLFADFRQLSKGDTDAIVDVDLDQTRAYRGYLVAIAVVPLVLIQLSVRHVQLAHAVLGALFMPLLAVTLLILNNREDWVGRSFRNRWGSNLLLILTLVTFAGIGIADLLSRFGGGAAGPP, via the coding sequence ATGACGTCTTCGGGTCGTCCGTCGCTGCTTCCGTTGATCGGTCCCGGGTTACTGGTTGCGGCGACGGGAGTGGGGGCGGGCGACCTGTTGACGGCGAGTTACGCGGGCTCGAAGGCGGGCATGGCCCTGGTCTGGGCGGTGGTGATCGGCTGCGTCTTCAAGTGGGCGTTGACCGAGGGGCTGGCCCGCTGGCAGATGGCCACGGGCACGACCTTGCTCGAAGGCTGGGCGACGAAGCTCGGCGGCTGGATTCGCTGGGTCTTTCTGGCGTATCTGTTGCTTTGGTCGCTCATCACCGGGGGATCGCTGGGAAAGGCCTGCGGCGTGGCGGGGGACGGTCTCTTTCCGCTCGGCGACCGGGCCACGTCGCAGGCGATCTGGACGGTGGTGCATGCGCTGGGTGGCCTGTTTCTGGTCTGGGTGGGAGGATTCAAGACCTTTGAGCGGATCATGGCGGTCCTGGTCGCATCGATGTTCGTGTGTGTGATTCTCGCCGCCGCGCTGCTGGGTCCGGACTTCGAGGCGATCGCTCGGGGGCTGACCCGCCCGACGATCCGATCGGGAGACTTGCCCTATGCGGTCGGGTTGCTCGGCGGGGTGGGTGGGACGGTGACGTTGCTCTCGTATGGGTACTGGATTCGGGAGTCGAACCGATCGGGCCTGGAGGGGGCGAAGCTCTGCCGGATCGACCTGGCGATTGCCTACGCCGCAACGGGGCTGTTTGGCATTGCGATGCTGGTGATCAGCTCCCGGATTACCGTGGACCGTCAGGGGGCCGAAGTGGCGCTGCTGCTGGCCGATCAGCTTCAGGAGGCGGCGGGGCCGGTGGCTCGGTTGGTCTTTCTGGTCGGGTTCTGGGGGGCGGTTTTTTCGAGCCTGCTGGGAGTCTGGCAGAGTGCGCCCTATCTGTTCGCCGACTTCCGGCAGCTGAGCAAGGGAGACACCGACGCCATCGTCGATGTGGACCTCGACCAGACGCGGGCCTATCGGGGGTATCTGGTTGCCATTGCGGTGGTTCCATTGGTGTTGATTCAACTTTCCGTCAGGCATGTGCAACTGGCTCATGCGGTGCTGGGGGCGTTGTTCATGCCGTTGCTGGCGGTGACGCTCCTGATTTTGAACAACCGAGAGGACTGGGTCGGCCGGAGCTTCCGGAACCGTTGGGGGTCGAACCTGCTCTTGATTCTCACGCTGGTGACGTTTGCGGGCATCGGGATTGCCGATCTCCTGAGCCGGTTCGGCGGTGGTGCGGCAGGCCCGCCTTGA
- a CDS encoding CehA/McbA family metallohydrolase has product MNASLRVLALLALLPPTLIEAGELPRVAGVPLQPLAAQARRVADALEVIGRPLSVEERAQLERAFTQTDESEGSAAIQEILDPYCLVGVSINPESRVKAQQGPAEPILTQQGWRAFLIKVHNEAGVTAPLRVASPNAAPIYTRSTASPDPKQTIPPESIPDRWTEIAMFNDRPLNPTLSGLALEYRIIQIYSRDAGPREAKLTFDVGQGTQDLGFRSDVDILFQCEPGVVVSLDIRDEDDTPVMASLLIRDELGRVYPSPGRRLAPDFFFHPQIYRKSGESVILPPGTFDVEYTRGPEYQVKSRQITVAEGAGTQTEAFELERWADLAAMGWYSGDHHVHAAGCAHYESPTEGVEPEHMMRHILGEDLAVGCVLSWGPCWYYQKEFFEGDIHPLSTSDYLMRYDVEVSGFPSSHAGHLCLLRLTEDDYPGTTLIEEWPSWTLPVLQWGKEQGGVVGYSHSGWGLQTKSLELPTDEIPPFDGIGANEYIVTVAHDAVDFISSVDTPAPWELNIWYHTLNCGYRARISGETDFPCIYGERVGLGRSYVKIDGELDFDRWVQGIKEGRSYVSDGRSHLVDFKVEDVAVGENGSELRIDAPGQVRVSASVAALLAPEPDERTEAIRNRPLSQQPYWDVERTRIGDSRRVPVEVVVNGYPVARQEIEADGSFQDLTFDIPIERSSWVALRIYPSSHTNPIFVLIDDQPVRASKKSAEWCLKSVDQCWSQKVNAIRPEDREEAEAAYEFAREAYRKILAESEAE; this is encoded by the coding sequence ATGAATGCCTCTCTGCGCGTGCTGGCCCTGTTGGCGTTGCTTCCTCCGACCTTGATCGAGGCCGGCGAGCTGCCCAGGGTTGCCGGTGTTCCGCTTCAGCCGCTCGCCGCCCAGGCCCGCCGCGTGGCCGATGCCCTGGAGGTGATCGGCCGCCCGCTCAGCGTCGAGGAACGGGCCCAGCTCGAACGAGCCTTCACCCAGACCGATGAGTCGGAAGGCTCCGCCGCGATCCAGGAGATTCTCGACCCCTACTGCCTCGTCGGCGTTTCGATCAACCCCGAGAGCCGGGTCAAGGCCCAGCAAGGGCCGGCCGAGCCAATCCTGACGCAGCAAGGCTGGCGAGCCTTTCTCATCAAGGTCCACAACGAGGCCGGCGTGACGGCTCCGCTTCGCGTGGCCAGCCCGAACGCGGCACCGATTTACACCCGATCGACCGCCTCGCCCGATCCGAAGCAGACGATTCCGCCCGAGTCGATCCCCGACCGCTGGACCGAGATCGCCATGTTCAACGACCGGCCGTTGAACCCGACCCTTTCGGGTCTGGCGCTCGAATACCGGATCATCCAGATTTACAGCCGAGACGCGGGCCCCCGCGAGGCGAAGCTGACCTTCGACGTCGGCCAGGGAACCCAGGACCTCGGCTTCCGATCCGACGTGGACATCCTGTTCCAGTGCGAGCCGGGCGTGGTCGTCTCGCTCGACATTCGAGACGAGGACGACACGCCGGTGATGGCCTCGCTCTTGATCCGCGACGAATTGGGACGTGTTTACCCGTCTCCCGGTCGCCGGCTCGCCCCGGACTTCTTCTTCCACCCGCAGATTTACCGGAAGTCGGGCGAGTCGGTCATCCTGCCGCCGGGCACCTTCGACGTCGAGTACACCCGAGGGCCGGAATACCAGGTCAAGTCTCGCCAGATCACCGTGGCCGAAGGGGCCGGCACCCAGACCGAAGCGTTCGAGCTGGAACGCTGGGCCGACCTGGCCGCGATGGGCTGGTACTCCGGCGATCACCACGTTCACGCCGCCGGTTGCGCCCACTATGAAAGTCCGACTGAGGGGGTTGAGCCGGAGCACATGATGCGGCACATCCTCGGTGAAGACCTGGCCGTCGGCTGCGTCCTGAGCTGGGGGCCGTGCTGGTACTACCAGAAGGAGTTCTTCGAAGGAGATATCCACCCACTTTCGACCTCCGATTACTTGATGCGATACGACGTCGAGGTTTCCGGGTTCCCCTCGTCGCATGCCGGGCACCTGTGCCTGCTCCGCCTGACCGAGGACGACTACCCCGGCACGACCTTGATTGAAGAATGGCCGAGCTGGACCTTGCCCGTCCTGCAATGGGGCAAGGAGCAAGGCGGGGTGGTCGGTTACTCGCACTCGGGCTGGGGCTTGCAGACGAAGTCGCTGGAGCTGCCGACCGATGAGATTCCGCCATTCGATGGCATCGGCGCGAATGAATACATCGTGACCGTGGCCCACGATGCGGTCGATTTCATCTCCAGCGTCGATACGCCGGCCCCGTGGGAGTTGAACATCTGGTATCACACCCTGAACTGCGGCTACCGAGCGAGGATCAGCGGCGAGACGGATTTCCCCTGCATCTACGGCGAGCGGGTCGGCCTGGGGCGGTCGTACGTCAAGATCGACGGAGAGCTGGACTTTGATCGATGGGTTCAAGGGATCAAGGAGGGCCGTTCGTACGTCTCCGACGGTCGGAGCCATCTGGTCGATTTCAAGGTCGAGGACGTGGCGGTGGGTGAGAACGGCAGCGAGCTGAGGATTGACGCGCCGGGCCAGGTCCGCGTTTCGGCCTCGGTTGCCGCCCTGCTCGCCCCCGAGCCGGACGAGCGAACCGAGGCGATCCGCAACCGACCGTTGAGCCAGCAGCCGTACTGGGATGTTGAACGGACCCGGATTGGCGACTCGCGGCGGGTGCCGGTCGAGGTGGTCGTCAACGGATACCCGGTCGCCCGGCAGGAGATCGAGGCCGATGGCTCGTTCCAGGACCTGACCTTCGACATCCCGATCGAGCGGTCGAGCTGGGTGGCCCTGCGGATCTATCCCAGCTCGCATACGAACCCGATCTTCGTCCTGATCGATGACCAACCGGTCCGGGCCTCGAAAAAGTCGGCCGAGTGGTGCCTCAAGAGCGTCGATCAGTGCTGGTCGCAAAAGGTCAACGCCATCCGTCCCGAGGATCGGGAGGAGGCCGAGGCGGCCTATGAGTTCGCTCGGGAGGCCTATCGCAAGATCCTGGCCGAGAGTGAGGCTGAGTGA
- a CDS encoding 3-keto-disaccharide hydrolase: protein MNLLNLKSLPHLIPALSLLVVSLGAPALADDEAIDVTEGGETIVLLQDNSLDNWAIHVDPRTEPYSPESKAEGIFTVKDGLLEVTGERFACLTTKEAYKNYHLVLEFKWGEKKWAPRADVIRDSGILMHCVGPDKIWTTSIECQIQEGDCGDFFMVGGTTLTVDGETKTGGRFIKSPDTEKPNGEWNTIEVICDGDRIVNIVNGTVVNDGTGASVTAGRIALQSEGAEVFYRNVILKPIAR, encoded by the coding sequence ATGAACCTCTTGAACTTGAAGTCGCTTCCCCACCTGATTCCGGCCTTGAGCCTGCTGGTCGTGAGCCTTGGTGCTCCGGCCCTGGCCGACGACGAGGCGATCGACGTGACCGAAGGAGGAGAGACGATCGTCCTGCTCCAGGACAACTCGCTCGACAACTGGGCCATCCACGTTGACCCCCGAACCGAGCCCTACAGCCCCGAATCGAAGGCCGAGGGGATCTTCACCGTCAAGGACGGCCTGCTCGAAGTCACCGGCGAGCGCTTCGCCTGCCTGACGACCAAGGAGGCGTACAAGAATTACCACCTGGTCCTCGAATTCAAGTGGGGCGAGAAGAAGTGGGCCCCCCGGGCCGACGTGATCCGAGACTCCGGCATCCTGATGCACTGCGTCGGGCCGGACAAGATCTGGACCACCTCGATCGAGTGCCAGATTCAGGAAGGGGACTGCGGCGACTTCTTCATGGTCGGCGGCACAACCCTGACCGTCGACGGCGAGACCAAGACCGGCGGCCGGTTCATCAAGTCTCCCGACACCGAGAAGCCCAACGGCGAGTGGAACACGATCGAGGTCATCTGCGATGGCGACCGGATCGTCAACATCGTCAACGGCACCGTCGTCAATGACGGCACCGGCGCGAGCGTGACCGCCGGCCGGATCGCCTTGCAATCGGAAGGGGCCGAGGTCTTCTACCGCAACGTCATCCTGAAGCCGATCGCACGCTGA